In the Necator americanus strain Aroian chromosome X, whole genome shotgun sequence genome, gaagatggaacTCGAACAACAATCTGATGTATTAGGAAAATGGTATGATCCAGCAGAGCGCACGttggacaacggtgaccgtctggtcgacttatgtgaacagacgggcctcatcatcgcttccacgttcaagaagaatcatcgatgccatcagctcacgtggcaggtgCCAACACTTTTAACGCTGAAGAGTAGCGCAAGCgcaagatgaggactcttaaacttcagctcgactacgttctggcgaggaacattcctcagtcagatatccgaaaatctagagctgtttgggacgtcgcgttcgactctgaccatcgcccagttcttctcagcttcaagaaacggttccacaagagaaaccgaggagttcctcttcaaccaaaaatcgacatggcaggtctgaaagacgatgaatgcagaagaaaattccgccaacgtgtgtctattcatgttggagtacggaccaggaagaagcttagcgatgcgggttccttcacaaagtgcatccaggacgctgcaagggaaacgctcccggttctattgccgcggaagaagtttgcttttgcatctgcagaaacaaaatccacatacaattctgtatgtgtcgcgcgcagcgttggtgacttcaaccaggaaaagcgtcttagaaggaagctgcgtcgtcaactgcaacaagaccgcgataacgagtggacgtcaagagcgatggagtttgagaaggcgtgggaggacaggaacccgcggaaagcctacgctctactaaaacagtatagcggcaaaatgaaaagatgttcccatgtcctcaacactgctaatggggtagctgtcggtgaagcaaccctccCAATTtcgaaggaacacttcaagaccttgctgaaccggctagcaccgtcagctcctgaactcgaacacgttcatagaccgacatatgcggttaacgaggagccaccgaccgagtcggaggtcctggtctgtattcaaaaaatgaagaatggaaaatctggtggatacgacgggattagcgcagaagtattgaaatatcctcctccgtctgggattcgtgaaatgacaaAGCTCAGTATGGATAGACAAAAGGAtgcctgactcgtgg is a window encoding:
- a CDS encoding hypothetical protein (NECATOR_CHRX.G25512.T1) — its product is MRTAHFLLGNRIRHWSVISIKNYTIYCGDADENKIGGCAIPVRKDYNKLVEEFCSTSSRCFVRLRDRRGRKLWIVSAHKPTETAEDNSEDAFYDKLNSLMSKIPGQQVIIVGIDANAKMELEQQSDVLGKWYDPAERTLDNGDRLVDLCEQTGLIIASTFKKNHRCHQLTWQLDYVLARNIPQSDIRKSRAVWDVAFDSDHRPVLLSFKKRFHKRNRGVPLQPKIDMAGLKDDECRRKFRQRVSIHVGVRTRKKLSDAGSFTKCIQDAARETLPVLLPRKKFAFASAETKSTYNSVCVARSVGDFNQEKRLRRKLRRQLQQDRDNEWTSRAMEFEKAWEDRNPRKAYALLKQYSGKMKRCSHVLNTANGVAVGEATLPISKEHFKTLLNRLAPSAPELEHVHRPTYAVNEEPPTESEVLVCIQKMKNGKSGGYDGISAEVLKYPPPSGIREMTKLSMDRQKDA
- a CDS encoding hypothetical protein (NECATOR_CHRX.G25512.T2); its protein translation is MSKIPGQQVIIVGIDANAKMELEQQSDVLGKWYDPAERTLDNGDRLVDLCEQTGLIIASTFKKNHRCHQLTWQLDYVLARNIPQSDIRKSRAVWDVAFDSDHRPVLLSFKKRFHKRNRGVPLQPKIDMAGLKDDECRRKFRQRVSIHVGVRTRKKLSDAGSFTKCIQDAARETLPVLLPRKKFAFASAETKSTYNSVCVARSVGDFNQEKRLRRKLRRQLQQDRDNEWTSRAMEFEKAWEDRNPRKAYALLKQYSGKMKRCSHVLNTANGVAVGEATLPISKEHFKTLLNRLAPSAPELEHVHRPTYAVNEEPPTESEVLVCIQKMKNGKSGGYDGISAEVLKYPPPSGIREMTKLTPSGRSLTDLEYADDVGIIAEAVRNLALKTSNGNQGGQPKELVDEFSYLNCTLKNNGGYGKDIQQRCAKATSAFNSLMKCLWSTPITNEVELRV